One stretch of Micromonospora echinospora DNA includes these proteins:
- a CDS encoding acyl-CoA dehydrogenase family protein: MTAVAGYAPAVETVAGVAAEHAREADEAAAFPTEALAAMRRSGLLGLLVPVAEGGAGGTLPDLVDVTLALGRVDMSVAMVFAMHCQQVAAITAYGGEKLRAEVLPSVARGERYLGSVTTEAGKGGHLLTAESALEHDGEMLRVDRQAPIVTGGPYADAFLITTRAPGADSAAQVDLVYADRDQVEVEVTGGWRPLGMRATHSVPMRLRGAVPQWQVIGEHGGFREIATTVFAPLAHVGWAAAWIGAAAGAYARVLRHARSEAGRRQFAPSSELVLLRLAGIRARLDAAHALLRHTVSVVTDAPDMSAAPVQMLLNTLKIRAAEESFAAAHELVELAGLRHGYLTDSPLALERTFRDLRSASLNYANDRLRLANGALSLRDPGVRLA, encoded by the coding sequence ATGACGGCCGTCGCCGGGTACGCCCCGGCCGTCGAGACCGTCGCCGGCGTCGCGGCGGAGCACGCCCGGGAGGCCGACGAGGCCGCGGCCTTCCCCACCGAGGCGCTGGCCGCCATGCGTCGTAGCGGGCTGCTGGGGCTGCTGGTCCCGGTCGCCGAGGGCGGCGCCGGCGGAACGCTGCCGGACCTGGTCGACGTCACGCTGGCGCTGGGCCGGGTGGACATGTCGGTGGCGATGGTCTTCGCCATGCACTGCCAGCAGGTCGCCGCGATCACCGCGTACGGCGGGGAGAAGCTGCGCGCCGAGGTGCTGCCGTCGGTGGCCCGGGGCGAGCGGTATCTCGGCTCGGTCACCACCGAGGCCGGCAAGGGCGGTCACCTGCTGACCGCCGAGTCGGCGCTGGAGCACGACGGCGAGATGCTGCGCGTCGACCGGCAGGCCCCGATCGTCACCGGCGGCCCGTACGCGGACGCCTTCCTGATCACCACCCGCGCCCCGGGTGCCGACTCGGCGGCTCAGGTGGACCTGGTCTACGCCGACCGGGACCAGGTGGAGGTCGAGGTGACCGGCGGGTGGCGTCCGCTGGGCATGCGGGCCACGCACAGCGTCCCGATGCGGCTGCGCGGCGCGGTGCCGCAGTGGCAGGTGATCGGCGAACACGGCGGGTTCCGGGAGATCGCCACCACTGTCTTCGCGCCGCTGGCGCACGTCGGCTGGGCGGCGGCCTGGATCGGGGCGGCGGCCGGCGCGTACGCCCGGGTGCTGCGGCACGCCCGCAGCGAGGCGGGACGGCGGCAGTTCGCCCCCTCCTCCGAGCTGGTGCTGCTGCGGCTGGCCGGGATCCGGGCCCGGCTGGACGCGGCGCACGCGCTGCTGCGGCACACCGTCTCGGTGGTCACCGACGCGCCGGACATGTCGGCGGCGCCGGTGCAGATGCTGCTCAACACGCTGAAGATCCGCGCGGCCGAGGAGTCCTTCGCCGCCGCGCACGAACTGGTCGAGCTGGCGGGCCTGCGCCACGGCTACCTGACCGACTCGCCGCTGGCGCTGGAGCGCACGTTCCGGGATCTGCGCTCGGCCTCGCTGAACTACGCGAACGACCGGCTGCGCCTGGCGAACGGGGCGCTGTCACTGCGCGACCCGGGGGTGCGTCTTGCCTGA
- a CDS encoding acyl-CoA dehydrogenase family protein, with the protein MPEPTPTPTPAGDHAAPVGAALSGVDPTDPGAVWRALGAAGIVEALYGDGVQPDPRRLSALLTELDARCPLGVTLSVCVQVATVLPLLAGATGPAERARRGMLRGETVVALAVTDAAGSGSDLLDAATRVKLGDDGAVLDGGKDWITNATSCDAALVLARHREARHFTSFCWVLVPADAPGVTVGSAGRAFAGSGVGHLRFAGVALGPDAVLGRPGRALAGFARQVGVERVAGALWARAMCHRMLTGLRDWLRRRPAGAGTLWDRPAVRERYARCLVAVHQLDALCAPLLDAPAAVPSAVAGMLLKVSAAETVDRVAAEAVRLRGADAFRDGGEAQLRTEAAMFGIAGGATGAMLAGIADHADELAGAVT; encoded by the coding sequence TTGCCTGAGCCGACACCGACACCGACGCCGGCCGGGGACCACGCCGCCCCGGTGGGCGCCGCGCTGTCCGGAGTGGACCCCACCGACCCGGGTGCGGTGTGGCGCGCGCTGGGCGCCGCCGGGATCGTCGAGGCGCTCTACGGCGACGGCGTCCAGCCCGACCCCCGGCGGCTGTCGGCCCTGCTCACCGAACTGGACGCCCGGTGCCCGCTCGGCGTGACGCTGTCGGTCTGCGTCCAGGTCGCCACGGTGCTGCCGCTGCTGGCCGGCGCGACCGGGCCGGCGGAGCGCGCGCGGCGCGGGATGCTGCGCGGCGAGACCGTGGTGGCGCTGGCCGTCACCGACGCCGCCGGGTCGGGCTCGGACCTGCTCGACGCCGCGACCCGGGTGAAGCTGGGCGACGACGGCGCGGTCCTGGACGGGGGCAAGGACTGGATCACGAACGCGACGAGCTGTGACGCGGCGCTGGTGCTGGCCCGGCACCGCGAGGCGCGGCACTTCACCAGCTTCTGCTGGGTGCTGGTGCCGGCCGACGCGCCCGGCGTGACAGTCGGATCCGCCGGCCGGGCGTTCGCCGGGTCCGGCGTGGGCCACCTGCGCTTCGCCGGCGTGGCGCTCGGCCCGGACGCCGTGCTGGGCCGCCCCGGCCGGGCGCTGGCCGGGTTCGCCCGGCAGGTCGGCGTCGAACGGGTCGCCGGGGCGCTGTGGGCCCGGGCGATGTGCCACCGGATGCTGACGGGCCTGCGCGACTGGCTGCGGCGGCGGCCGGCCGGGGCGGGCACGCTGTGGGACCGCCCCGCGGTCCGCGAGCGGTACGCCCGGTGCCTGGTCGCCGTGCACCAACTCGACGCGCTGTGCGCGCCGCTGCTGGACGCGCCGGCGGCCGTCCCGTCCGCGGTCGCCGGGATGCTGCTGAAGGTCAGCGCCGCCGAGACCGTGGACCGGGTCGCCGCCGAGGCGGTGCGCCTGCGCGGCGCGGACGCGTTCCGCGACGGCGGGGAGGCTCAGCTGCGCACCGAGGCGGCCATGTTCGGCATCGCCGGTGGAGCAACCGGAGCGATGCTCGCCGGCATCGCCGACCACGCCGACGAGCTGGCCGGCGCGGTGACCTGA
- a CDS encoding amino acid adenylation domain-containing protein, with protein MSLYQWFERTVARVPEAVALEVGGESVTYRRLRDLADGLAGRIHAEVGRRPRAVGLLAARSLPAYAGYLAALRAGAVVVPLNPAFPPARTARLCRDAGVDALVVDDAGAATAAQVAGGAVTVRLDGAPGVPPPTAPVAPDDVAYLLFTSGSTGRPKGVPIRHRNVDAFLTYCRDRYPVGPGDRLSQTFDLTFDPSVFDLFVAWGGGATLVVPQPDEVLTPVRFVNERRITHWFSVPSVVSLARRMRMLSPGAMPSLRHSLFAGEALTLEQARAWAAAAPGSGVENLYGPTELTVTCTGHRLPADPAAWPATSNGTVPIGDAHPGLDAILRGEDGTVGGDDGELCVHGPQRFDGYLDPADDEDRFVTYAGHRYYRTGDRVRREHGTLVHHGRLDDQVKLRGYRIELGEIEMVLRGHPGVQDAVVLAFGAGDDVALRAVYTGAAGITAELTRRCADRLPGYMVPARIHHVAALPTNANGKTDRRRTADLVGSATRGERR; from the coding sequence GTGAGTCTCTACCAGTGGTTCGAGCGAACCGTGGCGCGGGTGCCGGAGGCGGTCGCGCTGGAGGTCGGCGGGGAGTCGGTGACCTACCGCCGGCTGCGCGACCTCGCCGACGGCCTCGCCGGCCGGATCCACGCCGAGGTGGGCCGACGCCCCCGCGCGGTCGGCCTGCTGGCCGCCCGCAGCCTGCCCGCGTACGCCGGCTATCTGGCCGCGCTGCGCGCCGGAGCGGTGGTGGTGCCGCTCAACCCGGCCTTCCCGCCGGCCCGCACCGCCCGGCTGTGCCGGGACGCGGGGGTGGACGCGCTGGTGGTCGACGACGCCGGCGCCGCGACGGCGGCGCAGGTCGCGGGCGGCGCCGTGACGGTACGCCTCGACGGCGCACCGGGCGTCCCGCCGCCGACCGCCCCGGTGGCGCCGGACGACGTGGCGTACCTGCTGTTCACCTCCGGGTCGACCGGGCGGCCCAAGGGCGTGCCGATCCGGCACCGCAACGTCGACGCGTTCCTCACGTACTGCCGGGACCGCTACCCCGTCGGCCCGGGCGACCGGCTGTCGCAGACCTTCGACCTGACCTTCGACCCGTCCGTCTTCGACTTGTTCGTCGCCTGGGGCGGCGGCGCCACGCTCGTGGTGCCGCAGCCCGACGAGGTGCTGACGCCGGTGCGGTTCGTCAACGAACGACGGATCACGCACTGGTTCTCGGTGCCCTCGGTGGTCTCGCTGGCCCGCCGGATGCGGATGCTCTCTCCCGGCGCCATGCCGAGCCTGCGGCACAGCCTCTTCGCCGGCGAGGCGCTGACGCTGGAGCAGGCGCGGGCGTGGGCCGCGGCGGCGCCGGGCAGCGGGGTGGAGAACCTCTACGGGCCCACCGAGCTGACCGTGACCTGCACCGGTCACCGGCTGCCGGCGGATCCGGCGGCCTGGCCGGCCACCTCGAACGGCACCGTGCCGATCGGTGACGCGCACCCCGGGCTCGACGCGATCCTGCGCGGCGAGGACGGCACCGTCGGCGGTGACGACGGCGAGCTGTGCGTGCACGGGCCGCAGCGGTTCGACGGCTACCTCGACCCGGCCGACGACGAGGACCGGTTCGTCACGTACGCCGGTCACCGGTACTACCGCACCGGGGACCGGGTCCGCCGCGAGCACGGCACGCTCGTGCACCACGGCCGCCTGGACGACCAGGTCAAGCTGCGCGGCTACCGGATCGAGCTCGGCGAGATCGAAATGGTCCTGCGCGGCCACCCGGGGGTGCAGGACGCGGTGGTGCTGGCGTTCGGCGCGGGCGACGACGTCGCCCTGCGAGCCGTCTACACCGGCGCCGCCGGGATCACCGCCGAGTTGACCCGCCGGTGCGCGGACCGGCTGCCCGGCTACATGGTGCCGGCCCGGATCCACCACGTGGCCGCGCTTCCCACGAACGCCAACGGCAAGACCGACCGACGCCGGACCGCCGACCTGGTCGGCAGCGCGACGAGAGGAGAACGACGATGA
- a CDS encoding flavin reductase family protein gives MTGTGNGHEQEGAFRSVAGRFATGVAVATAVGPDGPVGMTVNSFTTVSLSPRMLLVCLRRDCRLLGAVRRTGRFAVTVLADDQRAEAAWFASRGRPSGADGFTGVTYDAERATGCPRLTDGVAYFGCEAVSADPAGDHAVLIGAVRSAGLLRPTPPLLFVDGHYARVAAPAEAQVAR, from the coding sequence ATGACCGGGACAGGAAACGGACACGAGCAGGAAGGGGCGTTCCGTTCGGTGGCCGGGCGGTTCGCCACCGGAGTGGCGGTGGCGACGGCCGTCGGACCCGACGGCCCGGTGGGCATGACGGTGAACTCCTTCACCACCGTGTCGCTGTCGCCCCGGATGCTGCTGGTCTGCCTGCGGCGGGACTGCCGGCTGCTCGGCGCGGTCCGGCGTACCGGGCGCTTCGCGGTGACAGTGCTCGCCGACGACCAGCGCGCGGAGGCGGCCTGGTTCGCCAGCCGGGGACGGCCCAGCGGCGCCGACGGCTTCACCGGCGTCACCTACGACGCGGAGCGGGCGACCGGCTGCCCGCGCCTGACCGACGGGGTGGCGTACTTCGGCTGCGAGGCCGTCTCCGCCGACCCGGCCGGTGACCACGCCGTGCTGATCGGCGCGGTCCGCTCCGCCGGCCTGCTCCGGCCGACCCCGCCGCTGCTGTTCGTGGACGGCCACTACGCGCGGGTCGCCGCACCGGCGGAAGCGCAGGTGGCGCGATGA
- a CDS encoding inositol monophosphatase family protein has product MSIGAAPGDLRYLSLRAARAGADAIREARSQGFRTMHKGGAAQDPVTTADHASERAILDLLARDRPQDAVLAEESGLSAGCSGLRWIVDPLDGTLNFSHGASRYAVSIAVATGCDDGDGQVVAATILQPATGACLVLDGDGALDGDVPVTVDREAAPGHALVAFAVPNAPGPRRRAYQSLVGVAPLVADLRNSGSTVCDLAAVARGELDAFVSFDPAPWDVAAGTALVEAAGGVSRRWRHDGLAVLATGAPAVVDALAGWLSPDRTNGADEKKGTDDDRQR; this is encoded by the coding sequence ATGAGCATCGGCGCCGCTCCCGGGGACCTGCGCTACCTGAGCCTGCGCGCCGCGCGGGCCGGGGCGGACGCGATCCGCGAGGCGCGGAGCCAGGGCTTCCGGACCATGCACAAGGGCGGGGCGGCACAGGACCCGGTGACCACCGCCGACCACGCCAGCGAACGGGCCATCCTCGACCTGCTCGCCCGCGACCGGCCGCAGGACGCCGTCCTGGCCGAGGAGTCCGGACTCAGCGCCGGCTGCTCCGGCCTGCGCTGGATCGTCGACCCGCTCGACGGCACGCTGAACTTCAGCCACGGGGCGAGCCGCTACGCGGTGAGCATCGCGGTGGCGACCGGCTGCGACGACGGCGACGGCCAGGTGGTCGCCGCCACCATCCTGCAACCGGCCACCGGCGCCTGCCTGGTGCTCGACGGCGACGGCGCGCTCGACGGCGACGTCCCGGTCACCGTCGACCGGGAGGCCGCGCCGGGGCACGCCCTGGTGGCGTTCGCGGTGCCGAACGCGCCCGGGCCGCGGCGGCGGGCGTACCAGTCGCTCGTCGGCGTCGCGCCCCTCGTCGCCGACCTGCGCAACTCCGGCTCCACGGTCTGCGACCTGGCGGCGGTGGCCCGGGGGGAACTGGACGCGTTCGTCAGCTTCGACCCCGCGCCGTGGGACGTCGCGGCCGGCACCGCGCTGGTCGAGGCCGCCGGCGGGGTGAGCCGGCGGTGGCGCCACGACGGGCTGGCGGTCCTGGCCACCGGCGCGCCGGCCGTCGTGGACGCGCTGGCCGGCTGGCTGAGCCCCGACCGTACGAACGGCGCCGACGAGAAGAAGGGAACCGACGATGACAGGCAGCGATGA
- a CDS encoding Gfo/Idh/MocA family protein translates to MTGSDEFRLALVGAGRMGRHHLRALADHRTVRIRHVVDPVPAARAEAAAAGLPAYPSVADLLADAVPDGLLVTAPTGRHGELVAAAAEAGLPVLCEKPAGLDPAEAAEAGRVAAAAGIPFQVAYWRRFVPQLRRLRERIAGGALGEVLFVAASQWDGEPPAAAFRTGSGGIFVDMGVHEFDQIRWLTGQDIDRVAAQPAGPVTDPAVRGRDVDSAQALLGLSGGGTALVSLGRHHRGGDMATVEVFGTRDHERLTFLDPADGDATMYAALARQAEDFAELVRAGRSAGAGVADAVAVLDAAHRATAQLTRGHELHTVR, encoded by the coding sequence ATGACAGGCAGCGATGAGTTCCGGCTGGCACTTGTGGGAGCGGGCCGGATGGGCCGCCACCACCTGCGGGCCCTGGCCGACCACCGGACGGTCCGGATCCGGCACGTCGTCGACCCGGTTCCGGCGGCACGGGCGGAGGCCGCCGCGGCCGGGCTGCCCGCGTACCCGAGCGTGGCGGACCTGCTCGCGGACGCCGTGCCGGACGGTCTCCTGGTGACCGCGCCCACCGGCCGGCACGGCGAGCTGGTCGCGGCCGCCGCCGAGGCCGGGCTGCCGGTGCTGTGCGAGAAGCCGGCCGGGCTCGACCCGGCCGAGGCGGCGGAGGCGGGGCGGGTGGCCGCCGCCGCCGGGATCCCGTTCCAGGTCGCCTACTGGCGGCGGTTCGTCCCGCAGCTGCGCCGGCTGCGCGAGCGGATCGCCGGCGGCGCGCTCGGCGAGGTCCTGTTCGTGGCCGCGTCGCAGTGGGACGGCGAGCCGCCGGCGGCGGCGTTCCGCACCGGCAGCGGCGGGATCTTCGTGGACATGGGCGTGCACGAGTTCGACCAGATCCGGTGGCTGACCGGGCAGGACATCGACCGGGTCGCCGCGCAGCCGGCCGGTCCGGTCACCGACCCGGCGGTACGCGGCCGGGACGTGGACAGCGCGCAGGCGTTGCTCGGCCTGTCCGGCGGCGGTACCGCGCTGGTCTCGCTCGGCCGGCACCACCGGGGCGGCGACATGGCGACGGTGGAGGTGTTCGGCACCCGGGACCACGAGCGGCTGACCTTCCTCGACCCGGCCGACGGGGACGCCACCATGTACGCGGCCCTGGCGCGCCAGGCGGAGGACTTCGCCGAGCTGGTCCGCGCGGGCCGGTCGGCGGGCGCCGGGGTGGCGGACGCGGTGGCGGTGCTCGACGCGGCGCACCGGGCGACCGCGCAACTCACCCGGGGTCACGAATTACACACCGTTCGGTGA
- a CDS encoding AfsR/SARP family transcriptional regulator, producing MRFSVLGPLALHVDDRPVTLTGTKPRLLLAVLLLSPGRTVATSRLVDGLWPDSPPASAVRNLRTYVHRLRQALDRGGDSADRLVHDGTGYHLRVDEDELDLLRFRRLTDEARRAARGDRPEAAAELFDRAVELWGGHPLEDLADPGTDLGANVTALREQHREITTELFDLRLRLGQPARVIPSLRRMVAEEPLDERWQAQLVTALTLEGRVAEALAVYQQARRGIVDELGVDPGPTLQGALQAALDGDSAEVRPPSGWPAALGAGPAAPPGPPPSPQALPMKPPSLVGRDTTASQLRTIAEGIADPAGTDEHAGVVLVSGAPGVGKSSFSVSSGYDLADLFPDGQLFVSFDSSDEPPRGSGELIRELLVELGVPLAGVSEDIRERSAALRCALAGRRLLLIIDDVDCAQQVRPLLPGAGRSLVLINSRQRLLDLDVGWRLTLGALDRADAVELLATIAGERRVREQPEVFGRIAAACDRLPLALRIVGSRLVTQPDVALPGFAAHLEDEENRLSELAVGDISVRGSLSVSYQALDVDARRALRALARAGSFITPASAVEILRLPRQQANRMVEHLVQHNLLLPVDSDDPGQHFHLPELLRLFARECVDAHGRPLPAT from the coding sequence ATGCGATTCAGTGTCCTCGGTCCGCTGGCCCTCCACGTGGACGATCGCCCGGTCACGCTCACCGGCACCAAGCCCCGCCTCCTGCTCGCCGTGCTGCTGCTGAGCCCGGGGCGCACGGTCGCCACCTCCCGGCTGGTCGACGGCCTGTGGCCGGACTCGCCGCCCGCGTCGGCGGTACGCAACCTGCGGACGTACGTACACCGGCTGCGGCAGGCGCTGGACCGCGGCGGCGACTCGGCCGACCGGCTGGTCCACGACGGCACCGGCTACCACCTGCGGGTCGACGAGGACGAGCTGGACCTGCTGCGGTTCCGGCGTCTCACCGACGAGGCCCGCCGGGCCGCGCGGGGGGACCGGCCGGAGGCCGCCGCCGAGCTGTTCGACCGGGCGGTCGAGCTGTGGGGCGGGCACCCGCTGGAGGACCTGGCGGATCCGGGCACCGACCTGGGCGCGAACGTCACGGCGCTGCGGGAGCAGCACCGGGAGATCACGACCGAGCTGTTCGACCTGCGCCTGCGACTGGGGCAGCCGGCCCGGGTCATCCCGTCGCTGCGCCGGATGGTGGCCGAGGAGCCGCTCGACGAACGCTGGCAGGCGCAGCTGGTGACCGCGCTGACGCTGGAGGGGCGTGTGGCCGAGGCGCTGGCCGTGTACCAGCAGGCCCGGCGCGGCATCGTCGACGAGCTCGGCGTCGACCCCGGTCCCACCCTCCAGGGCGCCCTCCAGGCCGCGCTGGACGGGGACTCCGCCGAGGTCCGGCCACCGTCCGGCTGGCCGGCGGCCCTCGGCGCCGGGCCCGCGGCGCCGCCCGGCCCGCCGCCGAGCCCGCAGGCCCTGCCGATGAAGCCGCCGTCCCTGGTCGGCCGGGACACCACGGCCAGCCAGCTCCGCACCATCGCCGAGGGGATCGCCGACCCGGCCGGCACCGACGAGCACGCCGGGGTCGTGCTCGTCTCCGGCGCGCCGGGCGTCGGCAAGTCGTCGTTCTCCGTGTCCAGCGGGTACGACCTGGCCGACCTCTTTCCCGACGGTCAGCTCTTCGTCAGCTTCGACAGCAGCGACGAGCCACCCCGCGGCAGCGGGGAACTGATCAGGGAGCTGCTCGTCGAGCTGGGTGTACCGCTGGCCGGCGTGTCCGAGGACATCCGGGAGCGCTCCGCCGCGCTGCGGTGCGCGCTCGCCGGCCGGCGGCTGCTGCTCATCATCGACGACGTCGACTGCGCGCAGCAGGTGCGCCCGCTGCTGCCGGGGGCGGGCCGCAGCCTGGTGCTGATCAACAGCCGGCAGCGCCTGCTGGACCTGGACGTCGGCTGGCGGTTGACGCTCGGCGCGCTCGACCGTGCCGACGCGGTGGAGCTGCTGGCCACGATCGCCGGTGAGCGCCGGGTACGTGAGCAACCGGAGGTGTTCGGCCGGATCGCCGCGGCCTGCGACCGGCTGCCACTGGCGCTGCGGATCGTCGGCAGCCGGCTCGTCACCCAGCCCGACGTCGCCCTGCCCGGCTTCGCCGCGCACCTGGAGGACGAGGAGAACCGGCTGTCCGAGCTGGCCGTCGGGGACATCTCGGTGCGCGGCAGCCTCTCGGTCAGCTACCAGGCGCTGGACGTCGACGCCCGCCGGGCGCTGCGCGCGCTGGCCCGCGCCGGCTCGTTCATCACCCCGGCCAGCGCGGTGGAGATCCTGCGCCTGCCCCGGCAGCAGGCCAACCGGATGGTGGAGCACCTGGTCCAGCACAATCTGCTGCTGCCCGTCGACTCGGACGATCCGGGCCAGCACTTCCACCTGCCGGAGCTGCTGCGGCTCTTCGCCCGCGAGTGTGTGGACGCGCACGGCCGCCCGCTGCCGGCCACCTGA
- a CDS encoding SGNH/GDSL hydrolase family protein: MNRPRLPLMRTATRLAAVAAATAGVLLAVTAPAVAAAPTGRYVALGDSYTSAPLVPTQVDLNCLRSNRNYPSLVAASAGSSSFADVSCSGATTEDILYGGDGALGIALPPQVNAVTSGTTLVTVQIGGNDIGFSGIIGDCAEASVSSPLGSPCKDRFTAGGTDQLRARVAATAPKVTAVLRAVRQAAPNARVVVLGYPAILPDSGYGCWPVVPIAYQDVPYLRGVQKALNTMLADTAAAGGASYADVYTPSIGRDACKSSGTRWVEGLVPQNSAAPFHPNARGEQGMATALLAHLN, from the coding sequence ATGAACCGTCCCCGCCTGCCGCTGATGCGGACCGCCACCCGACTTGCCGCGGTCGCCGCGGCCACCGCCGGCGTACTGCTCGCGGTCACCGCACCCGCCGTCGCCGCCGCGCCCACCGGGCGGTACGTGGCGCTCGGCGACTCCTACACCTCCGCCCCGCTCGTGCCCACCCAGGTCGACCTGAACTGCCTGCGCTCCAACCGCAACTACCCGTCGCTGGTCGCGGCGTCCGCCGGCTCGTCGTCGTTCGCCGACGTGAGCTGCTCCGGGGCCACCACCGAGGACATCCTGTACGGCGGCGACGGCGCGCTGGGGATCGCGCTGCCGCCGCAGGTCAACGCGGTCACCTCCGGCACCACGCTGGTCACAGTCCAGATCGGCGGCAACGACATCGGCTTCTCCGGCATCATCGGCGACTGCGCCGAGGCGAGCGTGAGCAGTCCCCTCGGCTCGCCCTGCAAGGACCGGTTCACCGCGGGCGGCACCGACCAGTTGCGGGCCCGGGTCGCCGCCACCGCGCCGAAGGTGACAGCGGTGCTGCGGGCGGTCCGCCAGGCCGCGCCGAACGCGCGCGTGGTGGTGCTCGGCTACCCGGCGATCCTGCCCGACAGCGGGTACGGCTGCTGGCCGGTGGTGCCGATCGCCTACCAGGACGTGCCGTACCTGCGTGGCGTCCAGAAGGCGCTCAACACGATGCTCGCCGACACCGCGGCGGCGGGCGGGGCGAGCTACGCCGACGTCTACACCCCGTCGATCGGCCGGGACGCGTGCAAGAGCAGCGGCACCCGCTGGGTGGAGGGGCTGGTGCCGCAGAACTCCGCCGCGCCGTTCCACCCGAACGCGCGGGGCGAGCAGGGCATGGCCACCGCCCTGCTGGCGCACCTGAACTGA
- a CDS encoding glycoside hydrolase domain-containing protein — translation MRAITTALTLLAVVAAATLPAPAVPARAGTTGTAEPAVAAAVGPQPGTFTGKGFDTCTAPSQAAMDAWLAASPYRAVGVYISGGSRTCAQPNLTATWVADQTRKGWRLIPIELGYQAPCGTRTPKMSADPATARGQGRTAADSAVAAAAALGIGAGSTLYNDIEQYPTNASCRAAVLSFLSGWVERLHTRGYLAGMYSSGSSGIKDVCDAYDDTRYLRLDQIWIAWWNGVADTDGGAYCADDRYADQQRLHQYAGDVTETWGGVTMKIDRNYLDVRAGTATPAPWSVTVDNGTAGGFTAGAAWGTSAYSGQRYGADYRFATPTAASDVAWYRATLPVTGSYEVSVWYPADSGYNDRTPYLVVTTTGNRTVAVDQRAGGGRWVSLGVFTLAAGTGDKVGVSRWSAGTGYVVADAVRITRV, via the coding sequence ATGAGAGCGATCACCACGGCCCTGACACTGCTCGCCGTGGTCGCGGCCGCGACCCTCCCGGCTCCGGCCGTCCCGGCCCGCGCCGGGACGACAGGCACCGCCGAGCCGGCCGTCGCGGCAGCGGTCGGCCCGCAGCCCGGCACCTTCACCGGCAAGGGCTTCGACACCTGCACCGCGCCGTCCCAGGCCGCGATGGACGCCTGGCTTGCCGCGTCGCCGTACCGCGCGGTCGGCGTCTACATCAGCGGCGGCAGCCGCACGTGCGCCCAGCCCAACCTGACCGCGACCTGGGTGGCCGACCAGACCCGCAAGGGCTGGCGGCTGATCCCGATCGAGCTGGGCTACCAGGCGCCGTGCGGCACCCGTACGCCGAAGATGTCCGCCGACCCGGCCACCGCCCGCGGGCAGGGCAGGACCGCGGCGGACAGCGCGGTCGCCGCGGCGGCGGCGCTCGGCATCGGCGCCGGCAGCACGCTCTACAACGACATCGAGCAGTACCCGACGAACGCCTCCTGCCGGGCCGCGGTGCTCTCCTTCCTCTCCGGCTGGGTCGAGCGCCTGCACACGCGCGGCTACCTCGCCGGCATGTACTCCAGCGGCTCGTCCGGTATCAAGGACGTCTGCGACGCCTACGACGACACCCGCTACCTGCGTCTGGACCAGATCTGGATCGCCTGGTGGAACGGCGTCGCGGACACCGACGGGGGCGCGTACTGCGCCGACGACCGGTACGCCGACCAGCAGCGCCTGCACCAGTACGCCGGGGACGTCACCGAGACGTGGGGCGGCGTGACCATGAAGATCGACCGCAACTACCTCGACGTCCGGGCCGGCACGGCGACGCCCGCGCCGTGGAGCGTGACAGTGGACAACGGCACCGCGGGCGGGTTCACCGCCGGCGCGGCGTGGGGCACCTCGGCGTACTCCGGGCAGCGGTACGGCGCCGACTACCGCTTCGCCACGCCGACGGCGGCGAGCGATGTCGCCTGGTACCGGGCGACCCTGCCGGTGACGGGCAGCTACGAGGTCTCGGTGTGGTACCCGGCCGACAGCGGCTACAACGACCGCACCCCGTACCTGGTGGTCACCACGACCGGAAACCGGACGGTGGCTGTCGACCAGCGCGCCGGCGGCGGACGCTGGGTCTCGCTCGGCGTGTTCACGCTCGCCGCCGGGACTGGCGACAAGGTCGGGGTCAGCCGCTGGAGCGCCGGGACCGGGTACGTGGTCGCCGACGCGGTCCGCATCACCCGGGTCTGA